TGTCGTAACCCCTCTTGAGCAGCGTCTCAAGCTCCCCGCTTACGTTAGCCTCGTCCCTCAGGGGACCCCTGCAGCCTATGCAGGCCGTATCGTAGGAGGGGCACCTAGCGTCGCATCCGGCCACCGTTATGGGACCGAGGCACGGGAGCCCCCTCTCCACGATGAGGCAAGGGATCTCCCTGAGCTTGCACTCCACACAGACGGGGTAGTCCGGAAGCACGGGCCTGACCCCTCTCACCAGATCCACTAGAAGTTCAGTGAACTCCCTTCCCTCTATTGGGCATCCCTGGAGCTCGTAGTCAACCTGAACGACCTCAGACAAACCTTTATGTTCGCCTAAGAACCCATATAGATTTTCATCTGTACCATAGACGGATCTCATGAGGTCCTTCCAATCCGTACCAGTTGTGGATGCCTGAATTCCTCCCCAGACCGCGCAGTTACCCAATGCGACGAGCGTCCCGCTCTTCCTCCTTATCTCCTCCAGGTACTCGAGGTCCTTCTTCGTGCTGACCGATCCCTCGACGAAGGCTACATCTACGCTGACAGGCAGCTCCACGCTGCTAGCCAGCTTGAACTCAACTACCTCTACTAAGCTCAGTAGATCCAGTAGGGAGTCCTCCATGCCCAGTATCGTCAGGTACTCCCCCTGGCATCCCGTCAGGGAGTAGAAACCCACCTTGGGCTTGACCATCAGATCGCCCCCCTTATCGAGAGGATGTCGAAGTAGGAGAAAACCGGGCCGTCCTTACAGACGTAAGTTATTGAGGTAGCTCCTCCGATTATGCAGTGCCCGCACTTGCCGACACCGCACCTCATCCTCCTCTCCAGGGTGACGTAGACTCTTCTCGGGGAGAACCCCCTCCTATCGAGCTCCCTCATCACGAACCTATACATCACCGGAGGACCGCATACAACGGCGTAGGTGTTCTTAGGATCCAAGTACCTATCCACTAGCTCGAATAGGGCAGTGACCACACCCTTCCTCAAGCGATCAGGATGCCTCCTCATCAGATCCTCGTAGAACGGGTCGTCCTTCTCGAAGGATATGAATGACTCGAATCCGGAGTCGCGCTCGAACGGTTCGAGAACCTCCTCCTTGAAGAGGGTCTCTTCGTAGCTCTTGACCCCGTAAAGCAGATTGACGTTCCCGTACTTCTCCCTCCTATCCAGCACGTACTGAAGAACGCCCCTGAGAGGGGCCATCCCCAGACCGCCCGCTACCAGGAGGACATCGCTGCCCTCCATATCCTCCATGGGGAACCAGTTACCGAAGGGCCCCCTTATTCCTACGACGTCTCCCTCCTTGAGCCCGTGGAGGGCATTAGTCACCCTACCAACCCTCCTGACCAGCAGCTCGAGCGGGCCCGGCCTCGTCTGCGATCTGCATATCGATATCGTGGTCTCGCCGACACCGTAGACGCTGAGCTGAACGAACTGCCCGGGCATGTACCTGAAACTCCTCTCGAACTCATCGTTGAGGAACCTCAAGCGGAAGAGCTTCTCTATG
This is a stretch of genomic DNA from Candidatus Korarchaeum sp.. It encodes these proteins:
- a CDS encoding hydrogenase yields the protein MVKPKVGFYSLTGCQGEYLTILGMEDSLLDLLSLVEVVEFKLASSVELPVSVDVAFVEGSVSTKKDLEYLEEIRRKSGTLVALGNCAVWGGIQASTTGTDWKDLMRSVYGTDENLYGFLGEHKGLSEVVQVDYELQGCPIEGREFTELLVDLVRGVRPVLPDYPVCVECKLREIPCLIVERGLPCLGPITVAGCDARCPSYDTACIGCRGPLRDEANVSGELETLLKRGYDRKTLIDLMSMFGARYGEVAKLVAGR
- a CDS encoding FAD-binding oxidoreductase → MIYAQEFVPKPAEIADVRQMTPIEKLFRLRFLNDEFERSFRYMPGQFVQLSVYGVGETTISICRSQTRPGPLELLVRRVGRVTNALHGLKEGDVVGIRGPFGNWFPMEDMEGSDVLLVAGGLGMAPLRGVLQYVLDRREKYGNVNLLYGVKSYEETLFKEEVLEPFERDSGFESFISFEKDDPFYEDLMRRHPDRLRKGVVTALFELVDRYLDPKNTYAVVCGPPVMYRFVMRELDRRGFSPRRVYVTLERRMRCGVGKCGHCIIGGATSITYVCKDGPVFSYFDILSIRGAI